The Doryrhamphus excisus isolate RoL2022-K1 chromosome 1, RoL_Dexc_1.0, whole genome shotgun sequence genome includes a window with the following:
- the ldb1b gene encoding LIM domain-binding protein 1b: MGDKMAMSEQPETQGGCSSKSFKLYSPKEPPNGSTFPPFHPGTMLDRDVGPTPMYPPTYLEPGIGRHTPYGNQTDYRIFELNKRLQNWTEECDNLWWDAFTTEFFEDDAMLTITFCLEDGPKRYTIGRTLIPRYFRSIFEGGATELYYVLKHPKESFHNNFVSLDCDQCTMVSQNGKPMFTQVCVEGRLYLEFMFDDMMRIKTWHFSIRQHRELIPRSILAMHAQDPQMLDQLSKNITRCGLSNSTLNYLRLCVILEPMQELMSRHKTYSLSPRDCLKTCLFQKWQRMVAPPAEPSRQAPSKRRKRKMSGGSTISGGGGTNNNNNNKKKSPGSGFPLSSQVPDVMVVGEPTLMGGEFGDEDERLITRLENTQFDAANGIDDEDSFNNSPALGSNSPWNNKAPSSQESKSDNPTSQASQ, translated from the exons GCTGTTCCTCCAAGTCGTTCAAGCTGTACTCCCCCAAGGAGCCTCCCAACGGTAGCACTTTCCCCCCTTTCCATCCCGGCACCATGCTGGACAGAGACGTGGG TCCAACCCCAATGTATCCTCCCACATACCTGGAACCAGGCATTGG GAGGCATACACCATATGGCAACCAGACAGACTACAGAATATTTGAACTAAACAAACGGCTACAGAACTGGACAGAG GAGTGTGATAACCTCTGGTGGGATGCATTTACTACAGAGTTTTTTGAAGATGACGCCATGTTGACCATTACTTTCTGTCTGGAGGATGGGCCCAAGCGCTATA cgATTGGTCGTACGTTGATTCCAAGGTACTTCCGGAGTATATTTGAGGGTGGTGCCACTGAACTCTACTACGTGCTGAAACATCCCAAGGAGTCATTCCACAACAACTTTGTCTCCCTTGACTGTGATCAGTGCACCATGGTCTCCCAAAATGGAAAGCCAATGTTCACacaa GTGTGTGTGGAGGGACGATTGTACTTGGAGTTCATGTTTGATGACATGATGAGGATAAAAACGTGGCACTTCAGCATCAGACAACACCGTGAACTCATCCCTCGCAGTATACTGGCCATGCAT GCCCAGGACCCACAGATGCTGGACCAGCTGTCCAAAAACATTACAAGATGTGGCTTGTCAAACTCTACTCTAAACTACCTCCGA CTTTGTGTGATTCTGGAGCCGATGCAAGAGCTGATGTCCCGACACAAGACGTACAGCCTCAGCCCCAGAGACTGCCTCAAGACCTGCCTCTTCCAGAAATGGCAACGGATGGTGGCACCGCCAG CCGAACCATCGAGACAGGCGCCAAGCAAGCGACGGAAGCGTAAGATGTCAGGTGGCAGCACCATtagcggaggaggaggaactaataacaacaataataacaaaaagaagAGTCCCGGCAGTGGATTCCCACTGTCCAGCCAGGTTCCA GATGTGATGGTGGTGGGAGAGCCCACGCTGATGGGAGGGGAGTTTGGCGACGAGGACGAGCGTTTGATCACGCGGCTGGAGAACACGCAGTTTGACGCGGCCAACGGCATCGACGACGAGGACAGCTTCAACAACTCCCCAGCTTTGGGATCCAACTCGCCGTGGAACAACAAAGCGCCCTCCAGCCAGGAGAGCAAGAGCGACAACCCCACCTCGCAGGCATCGCAAtag